One part of the Schistocerca piceifrons isolate TAMUIC-IGC-003096 chromosome 2, iqSchPice1.1, whole genome shotgun sequence genome encodes these proteins:
- the LOC124776055 gene encoding jerky protein homolog-like gives MKRRYRKIFIELLLSSDESTSVKQFWRSYNIKDTIFNVASAWSDLSVSNLKNGWNKLWPQPRGEESEEPECVTVDEMVNLCNNLQISTNLTSEEVSEWLEYDKVDGGFQILSDDEIVASVNATKEEEEGADEDECSNHEEKQTISHSEAETMLSKCIAWLESQEEANATQALLLRKIRNIAAVRARTSKGQKKLTISKRDKLLHL, from the coding sequence atgaaacgtcgttatagaaaaatatttatcgaacttttgctctcatctgatgaatcaacatctgtaaaacagttttggaggtcTTACAATATTAAAGATACCATTTTCAATGTTGCCAGTGCATGGAGTGATTTGTCAGTGTCaaatctcaagaacggctggaataaactttggcctcaacctagaggtgaagaatcggaggaacctgagtgtgttacagttgacgagatggtcaatttgtgcaataatttacaaattagcacaaatttgacgtcagaagaagtatcagagtggttagagtatgacaaagtggacgggggttttcaaattttgagtgatgacgaaattgttgccagcgtaaatgccacgaaagaagaagaagaaggggctgatgaagacgagtgttcaaaccatgaagaaaaacaaactattagccattcagaggccgaaacaatgctgtCCAAGTGTATAGCATGGCTTGAAAGTCAAGAAGAGGCTAATGCAACGCAGGCACTACTgctccgaaaaatacgaaatattgccgcGGTGAGAGCTCGAACATCAAAAGGGCAGAAGAAATTGACTATTTCCAAGCGAGATAAACTACTTCACctgtaa